The following coding sequences are from one Geodermatophilus normandii window:
- the glgA gene encoding glycogen synthase, whose product MRIGIVTREWPPDVYGGAGVHVEHLVAALRSLPAGPELEVHAFGGPRTDARGWAVPPGLAGANGALQALGTDVEIAAALGGVDLVHSHTWYANGAGLLAALVHGAPHVVTAHSLEPRRPWKADQLGGGYRLSSWVERTAYLAADAVIAVSHGMRADVLDAYPDLDPARVHVVGNGVDAEAYRPTPAPDVVRALGVDPDRPYALFVGRITRQKGVVHLLRAAEQLPPDAGLVLCAGAADTPAERQQVADAVAELQARRPGVVWIEAMLPREQLVPLITGATVFVVPSVYEPLGIVNLEAAACGTAVVASAVGGIPEVVADGETGLLVPYDPDDVAAFEAGLAARVTELLHDPPRAARMGAAGRERVLSEFGWPAIAQQTVQVYSAVLEGRG is encoded by the coding sequence GTGCGCATCGGCATCGTCACCCGGGAGTGGCCACCGGACGTCTACGGGGGCGCCGGGGTGCACGTCGAGCACCTCGTCGCGGCCCTCCGCTCGCTGCCCGCGGGGCCGGAGCTGGAGGTGCACGCCTTCGGTGGTCCGCGCACCGACGCCCGCGGCTGGGCCGTCCCGCCCGGCCTCGCCGGCGCCAACGGCGCGCTGCAGGCGCTCGGCACCGACGTCGAGATCGCGGCGGCGCTGGGCGGGGTCGACCTCGTGCACAGCCACACCTGGTACGCCAACGGCGCCGGCCTGCTCGCCGCGCTCGTGCACGGCGCGCCGCACGTGGTCACCGCGCACTCGCTGGAGCCGCGCCGGCCGTGGAAGGCCGACCAGCTCGGCGGCGGCTACCGGCTCTCGTCCTGGGTGGAGCGCACCGCCTACCTCGCCGCCGACGCGGTGATCGCGGTCAGCCACGGCATGCGCGCCGACGTCCTCGACGCCTATCCCGACCTCGACCCGGCCCGCGTGCACGTCGTCGGCAACGGGGTGGACGCCGAGGCCTACCGGCCCACGCCGGCACCCGACGTCGTCCGCGCGCTCGGGGTGGACCCCGACCGGCCGTACGCGCTGTTCGTCGGCCGGATCACGCGGCAGAAGGGCGTCGTCCACCTGCTCCGGGCGGCCGAGCAGCTGCCGCCCGACGCCGGGCTGGTGCTGTGCGCCGGCGCCGCCGACACCCCGGCCGAGCGCCAGCAGGTCGCCGACGCGGTGGCCGAGCTGCAGGCCCGCCGGCCGGGCGTCGTCTGGATCGAGGCGATGCTGCCGCGCGAGCAGCTCGTGCCGCTGATCACCGGCGCGACGGTGTTCGTGGTCCCCTCCGTCTACGAGCCGCTGGGCATCGTCAACCTCGAGGCCGCCGCCTGCGGCACCGCGGTGGTCGCGAGCGCCGTCGGCGGGATCCCCGAGGTCGTCGCCGACGGGGAGACCGGGCTGCTGGTCCCCTACGACCCCGACGACGTCGCCGCGTTCGAGGCCGGCCTGGCCGCGCGGGTGACCGAGTTGCTGCACGACCCGCCGCGGGCGGCGCGGATGGGCGCCGCCGGCCGCGAGCGGGTGCTGTCGGAGTTCGGCTGGCCGGCGATCGCCCAGCAGACCGTCCAGGTGTACTCGGCCGTGCTGGAGGGCCGCGGCTGA